CCGGTCGACGTTCTTGTCGCTGTCGAGAAACGCGCCGCCATGCAGGTAAAGCACGATTGGCGGACCCTTGCCGTAATCGGCGCCCTGGTAGATACGTGCGGAAACGGGGCCGATGGCCACCTTATCCAGCATCATATCTTTCCATTCCACCGTCATGCGTCCGGTCTCTTTTGCGTCAGCCAGAAGCAGACAACGCCTGCCGCTTGCATTTTGTACAAAAAAGATATTGTTATTCCAACCGAGGAATAAGAAGCTATATCGCGATAACACTGTTCCAGATCTCGAACAATGGTGCAACGCAAACCGCGGATTTCAAACCGATGGATCAGCTTTCGGCAATGCGCGTCTTCATTCGCGTGGTGGAGACGGGCAATTTCACCCGTGCCGCCGACATGCTCGCCATGCCCAAGGCGACGGTAACCAATCTCATCCAGGGCCTGGAGGCGCATTTGCGCACCAAGCTTTTGAATCGTACCACGCGCCGGGTGATGGTGACCACGGACGGCGCGCTTTATTACGAACGCGCCGCCCAGATTATTTCGGAGCTGGAGGAACTCGATGGCAGCCTCTCCAATTCGCAGAGCCTGCCGAGCGGGCGGCTGCGTGTCGAGATGGCCGGCGCTTTCGCCGATTGGATCGTCGTTCCCGCGCTCTACGATTTCTATCAGCGTTATCCCGATATCCGCATCGATCTCGGGGTCGGCGACCGCACGGTCGATTATCTTGCAGAAAATGTCGACTGCGCGCTACGGGCCGGCACGCCGGCCGATCAGTCGCTAATTGCGCGGCGTGTCTCCGAAGTCGAGATGATCACCTGTGCTTCGCCGAACTATATCCAAAAATTCGGCATGCCCGAGCGGCCGGAGGATCTGGAGGCCGATCATTACTCCGTCAATTATTTCCGCGCTCAGAACAACCGAACGCTGCCCTTTGAATTTCGCCGGCACAACGAGGTGATCGAAACCAGTCCACGTTACATCGCCTCGGTTAACGATAGCCGCACCTATCTGACAGCTGCGTTGACGGGGCTCGGCGTCGCGCAGGTGCCGATTTTCATGGCGCGTGAGCCGATGGCAAGGGGTGAACTCGTCCGCGTGCTCCCGGACTGGCGCCGCGATCCGCTGCCGCTCTACGTCGTCTACCCCCCGAACCGCCACCTCAGCAACAAGGTCCGTGTCTTTGTCGACTGGCTGGTAAAGCTTCTGGTAGAGGCGAGACTGAACGACGGCTGAGCGCCAAAACAAGTACGGCCCGGAAGGCAGGGGAAACCTTCGACGGGCCGCACTGTGCAACTTTGAACATCAAGCCTGTCGCACCGCAGGAAGAGAGCGGCAGGCTCTGGAGTTTCGGAAAAGAACGGTAGGGAATTCCACTCTCTCCCGATAGAACAAACATAGGTACTCCCCGCAGGATTGTAAGGGGAAATTCCGCAAGCCCGTTCACATAATCGCGATGACGGCTTGGCTCATGTACCCCCGTCGGCGGGCCGGGTTTCAGTTCTCGACGGCCGGCTTCAGCAAATCGTCGATGCCATAGGGCATCGGCCGCTTGCCTTCGTCAGATCATTCCGCCATTGGCGCGCAGCGTCTGGCCGTTGATCCAGCCGCCGTCGGGGCCGGCGAGGAAGGCCACCGCGGCGGCGATGTCTTCAGGTGTGCCCAGGCGCTCCAGCGGGTTCATCTTGGCCATCCGGGCAATCAGCTCGTCCGACTTGCCGTTGAGGAAAAGGTCCGTGGCAACAGGACCAGGTGCGATGGCGTTGACGGTGATGTTGCGGCCGCGCATCTCCTTGGCCATGATCGCTGTCAGCGTTTCGACCGCAGCCTTGGTGGCGGCATAGACTCCGTAGGTTTCGAGCTTCAGCCCGACGACCGAGGTCGAGAAATTGATGATCCGGCCGCCGTCGCGCATCCGCTTGGCCGCTTCGCGTAGCGTATTGAAGGTGCCCTTGAGATTGACGCTGACTTGGCGGTCGAAATGGGCATCATCGGCCTCAGCCAGCGAGGACAGCATCATGATGCCGGCATTATTGACGAGGACGTCGACACCGCCGAAGGCAGTTTCCGCAGCATCGAACATGCGACGGACGGCTTGCGCATCGCTGACATCGGCTTTCTCAGTCAGCGCCTTGCCGCCGGCCTGCTCGATCTCCCGGGCGAGTTCCTCGGCCGGGGTGGCGTTGCCGGAGTAATTGATGACGACGGTGAAACCGTCCTTGGCGAGGCGTTGGGCGACTGCCGCGCCGATGCCGCGGGAAGCGCCGGTGACCAGCGCCACCTTGCCGTTTTCTTGGGAAGCCATGGTCCGTCTCCTTCATCCTGCGCCGCAGCGCGTTTTCGATGAGGAGAAGATGCGCCTTTTCCTTCCGCGGATAATCAGGCATTCTTCGGCATCACTATCCGGGAATGGCGAACAAAAAGATGGACAGATTCGATGCCATGCGGGTGCTTTGCCGCGTCGTGGAACGCCGCAGCTTCACGCTTGCCGCCGAAGACACCGGCCTGCCGCGCTCGACCGTCACCGATGCGGTGAAGCAGCTCGAGGCCCGCCTCGGCGTGCGCCTGCTCCAGCGCACCACACGCCATGTCAGCCCAACGCTCGACGGCGAAGCGTATTACCAGCGCTGCCTGTCGATCCTTGCCGATATCGAAGATGCCGAAGGCGGCTTTGCCGGCGCCAAGCCGAAGGGTCTGCTGCGCGTCGATGTGCATGGCACACTCGCCCGCCATTTCGTGCTGCCGAGCCTGCCGTCTTTTCTCCAGACCTATCCTGAGATCGAATTTTACATGAGCGAAGGCGACCGGCTGGTCGATCTGGTGCGCGAGGGCATCGACTGCGTGCTGCGCGTTGGCACGCCTGGGGATAGCGACATGATCGCCCGGCGCGTTGCCATGCTGGATGAGATCACGCTCGCCTCACCTGGCTATGTCGCCACCCATGGCCTGCCGCAGCATCCAGACGGGCTTGCCGGCCACCGCATGGTCGGCTTCCGCTCCAGCAGTACAGGCAGCCTGTTACCGCTCGAATTCATCGTCGACAGCGCGGTGCGTCACATCACCATTCCCGCTACCGTCGCCGTCAACGCCGCCGAAAGCTACATTTCAGCGGCGAGGATGGGCCTCGGCATGATCCAGATCCCACGCTATCACGCCGAAAAAGACTTGGCCGAAGGAACGCTTATTCATGTCCTCAAGGATTTTCCGCTGACCCCGACACCGGTTTCCCTGCTCTATCCGCGCAACCGCCAGCTTACGCCGCGCGTGCGCGTCTTCATCGACTGGCTGGTGAAGGTCTTCGCACGACAAAATTCGGAAAACGCGTTTATTACAGCACCGCGCGTCTGAAAAGACGCGCAAAGGATGCTGTAACACTCTGAATCGCTGCATAATTCCCTAAATCGATTCCGATTTAGGGAATTATGCAGTAAAACGCACCTTGCTAATATGAGCGTTCTTTGGGGAAACGGCCATGGCACTCAATGATATCACCGTCTACCAGACGGAAGACGGCTTTGTCGTCGAATTCGGCGGCGAAGGCGAAGACAGGATTGCCGCGACACTGCGGAGTACGCCCGAGCTGACCCTGGAAACCGCCGTCTTGCGGGCCAAGACCCTGCTTGCGGCAGCGATCGAACCTGCCCATAACGACGGCGCGCGCAGCAAGGACCCAGCTTTGCTCGAAGAAGAGCTGGAGGAAGGTCTGGAAGGCTCCTTCCCGGCGAGCGACCCGGTCTCGGTCACCGTCTCCTCAATCCCGATGCGCGATCCGAATGCCGGCCGCTGATGCCGGTGGCTGAAAGCATGAAGCGGTTTTGGGATGACGGCGGGTGCGATGAATGTTATCTGCGTCGGCCATGACCGATGGTGGAACGATAACTGGCGCGATCGGCGCTGGCGCGCTCACCGGCGAAAACCTCAGGGCGTTTTTCGAGCGCGACGCGATCACCGTCTCTCGCGACCTGCTCGGCTGCCATCTCACTGTCGATGGCGTCGGCGGCCGGATCACCGAGACCGAAGCCTATTTCCCCGATGACGAGGCCTCGCACAGTTTCCGCGGCCCGACCAAGCGGAACGGCGCCATGTACGGCCGCCCCGGCAATGTCTACATTTACCGCATTTACGGCATGTACTGGTGCCTGAACTTCGTTTGCCATCCGGGCTCGGCCGCGCTCATTCGCGCGCTGGAGCCGGAAACGGGAATCCCTCTGATGATCGAGCGGCGCGGCACCGAGAGGCTGACCGCGCTCTGCAGCGGTCCCGGCAAACTCTGCCAGGGGCTCGGCATCGATATTCAGATCAACGACCGTCTGCTCGACCGCCCGCCCTATGCGATCGCGCCGTCAGCACCGGTGCCGATCATCTCGGGAAAACGCATCGGCATCACCAAAAATGCCGAAGCACCGTGGCGCTTCGGCATTCAGGGCTCGCGTTATCTCAGCAAACCTTTCCGCTGATTATTCCATGACCGCACTATGGTCGACGGCGGGCGCTGCTTTCGGCTTGCGCAGCAGCAGCACCAGCGGAATGACCGCGAGCGACATCACCATCAGCAGCTTGAAATCGTCCATGTAGGCGATGATCGTCGATTGCAGGGTGATGATCTCGTTGAGCGAAGCGCGCCCCGCCGCCGTCAGCGGACTGAGCCCCTGCGCCGCCACGGCATTGAAGGCGTGGTTGAATGGCGTCACATAGGCCGCGATCGATTCATGATTGCTCTGCGTGTTCTCGACGATCAGCGCCGCGACGATCGAAATGCCGACCGAGGAGCCGATGTTGCGCGACAGGTTGTAGAGCCCGGTGCCGTCGCCGCGCATATGGGCGGGCAGCGTGGCGAAAGCGATGGTTGTCAGTGGCACGAACAGGAAACCGAGGCCGGCGCCCTGTATGAAGCCGACCGAGACGATCGTCCATTGCGAGACGTCGGGCGTCCAACCGGTCATGTCGTGCATCGCCCAGGCAGTCAGGCCGAGGCCGAGCACCAGCAGCCAACGCGTATCGACCTTGCCGATCAGACGCCCGACGATGAACATGCAGAGCATGGTGCCGAGCCCGCGCGGCCCCATGACGATGCCGGCGGTGATGACGGGATAGCCCATCAGCGTCTGCAGGTATGGTGTCATCAGCGCCAGCGAGGCGAGATAAGTGATACCGATCACGAAGATGAAGATCATGCTGATGGTAAAATTCTGGTCGAGAAACAGCTTCGGATTGACGAAGGATTTCTCCGCCGTCAGCGTATGCACGATCAGCAGATAGAAAGCGGAAGCGCAGATCAGCGCCTCGAGGATTATCTCGCCGGAGGAGAACCAGTCGAGCTGCTCGCCGCGGTCGAGGAAGAGCTGCAGCGAGGCGATGCCGAGACTCATCATCCCGAACCCGAACCAATCCAGTTTGGCGAGGAAATCTCTCTTGGTCTCGGTGACGAAGATGACGATGCCGGCGAAGGCAAGCGCGCCGATCGGAATGTTGATGTAGAACACCCAGCGCCAGCTGATGTTATCAGTCAGCCAGCCGCCGATGACGGGACCGAGCACCGGCCCGACCATGACCGAGACGCCGAAGAGGGCCATGGCCGACCCGCGCTCCTCGACGGTATAGATGTCGAGAAGGATCCCCTGCGAAAGCGGCACCAGCGATGCGCCGAACAGACCCTGCAGCAGGCGGAAGGCGACGATCTGATTCAGCGATTGCGCCAGGCCGCATAGGATCGAGGCGGCCACGAAGCCGGCGATAGCGACGAGCAGCACGCGCTTGCGGCCGAACTTGGCGGCAAGGAAGCCTGACGGCGGCGTCATGATCGCCGCCGCGACGATGTAAGAGGTCAGGACCCAGTTGATCTGGTCGGCAGAAGCCGACACGCTGCCCTGAATATAGGGCAGCGCCACGTTGGCGATCGTCGTGTCCAGCGCCTGCATGATGACGGCGAGGATGACGCAGGCCGTGATTGCGCCGCGATTGGCAACCGGGGTCGCCGGGGAAGCGGAAGCGTTACTCATGATCCTTGCCCTGAGGCCGACCCAGAAGCTTGTTGACGAAATCGGGCAGGCCGCGGGCATGACCGGTCTCGACATCGACCACCGTGCTCATGCCGACGCGAAGCGGCGGCTTGCCTTCGGTGTCTTCGATGCTGACGCGCATCGGAATGCGCTGGACGACCTTCACCCAGTTGCCCGTGGTGTTCTGCGCCGGCAGCAGCGAGAAGCTGGAGCCTGAGGCCGGGCTAATGCTCTCGACCTTGCCCTTCCACGTCACGCCAGGATAGGTGTCGACGTAGATCTCGGCCGTCTGGCCTGGCTTGACGTAGGTAAGCTCGGTTTCCTTCGGGCTGGCGGCGATCCACAGATGATCGGTGGCAACGAGCGAGAAGGCCTGCTGCGAAGCCTGCAGGTAGGAGCCGACCTGCAGCGCGTTGACATTGGTGACGATGCCGTCGAACGGCGCCTTGACGACGCTGTGGTCGAGTTCGCGCTGGGCATTGTCGACATTCGACTTTGCCTGCAGGTAGAGCGGGTTCAGCTCGATCGGCTGATCGGCCGAACCGCCGAGCTGGGCAAGCGTGGTTGCGGCTTCCGCCTTGGCGACGGTCACCTTCTGCTCGGCAGCCTCGAGATTATGCTTGGCTTCGTCATAGGCCGATTGCGTCGCGCTGCCGTTGTTGACCAGGTTCTGCTGCCGGTCGAATTGATCCTGGTAATAAGGCAGATCGGCTTGCGCCTGGGTAATCTCGGCCAGCGACTGCTGGTAGCTCGCCTTGAGATTCATGATCTGGTTGCGCTGCACGCCGAGCTGCGCCTTGGCGCCGTCGAGCGCGATCTTGAAGGAATCGGCTCTGAGGCTGAAGAGCACCTGCCCCGCCTTGACCGCCTCGTTCTCGTGCACTTTGATCTGCTCGACGATACCCGAGACATCGGTGGTAAGCCCGACCATGTCGGCCTGGAGATAAGCGTTGTCGGTCGACATCACCTGGCCGCCATTGACGTAATAATAACCGCCGACAACGAGTGCCACCGGCAGCAGGGCGAACAGGATCGGCCGAGTGAGACTGCGCCGGCGGCGGACCTTGATGCCGCCGGGCGCAGCCACGGCGGCAGCCGGCGCTGAATTGGATGAAGGCGCTTCGGCTACCGTTTCCTGCTGTTTCGTTTGGTTGTCTTCGACAGATGTCTTGGTATTGGCGTCAGCAACGACGCGGAGGGGGGATTGATCAGCCATCGTTCGTCTCGTTCTCGTCAACCGGGGTCCGGCATGCCTGAACCAGGTTCGTCTTCATTACGGATAGGGTGTGGAAAAGCTGCTCGCGCTGCTCGGCTGAAACGCTTTGCAGCGCTTCCGCGCGGGTGGTGTCGCCAATCTCGCGCATTTCGGCGAGCAGCGGATGCGCCTCTTCGCGCATGTAGAGCAACCAGATGCGCCGGTCGGTCGGGTGCTGACGGCGCTCGATCAACCCGCGTTCGGCGAGTTTGTCGAGGATGCGCACCAGCGTAATTGGCTCGACCTCGAGGATTTCGGCAAGCCCGCTTTGATGGATGCCTTCATTGTTCGAGAGATAGGCAAGCGTCTGCCATTGCGATCGGGTCAGCCCAAGGCACTTCGCACGCTGCTCGAACCGCTTGCGCAGCAGCCGCGCGACGTCGTGGAGAAGGAAACCGAGGGTAGGAGTGGCGTTCATGAAAACCTGTGACTGTTATTTATAAGCATACTTATAATATGGGTAGATATATTGAGCTTGTGCGCTGCACAAGGGTATGGAAGACAGATTCGGCCGCCGCGGTGAAAATGCCGCAGCCGGCCGAGCCTATCCTGGGTTCCCCTCTATCGCCCTTTCGAGACGCCAGACGGTAGCCGCGGCCCGGCTCCGCCCTAGTTCCGAGACAGGAGCAGCCTCCGTCGGAGGCGCGCATTGGGGAGCTCGATGGCGTTCTTCGAAAGCATGTTGACGCTGCTGCTGGTGGCAATCGTCTTTCTGCAATTCTCCAGGAAGTTCAAAATTCCATATCCGACCATGCTGGCGATCGCCGGCGTCATTGTCGCCGCCGTGCCCTGGGCGCCCGAGGTCGCGATCGATCCCGAACTTGCACTTGCGCTGCTGGTGGCACCCGTGCTCTTCGACGCCGCCTATGATCTGCCGCCGAGAACGTTGCGACGAAACTGGCTGCCGCTCTTCTCGCTCGCCGCCATCGCCGTGATCCTAACGGCCGCCGCGGTCGCCACCGTCAGCGTGACGATGGCCGGCCTGCCGCTTGCCGCTGCCGTCGCACTCGGCGCCATCGTCGCGCCGCCGGATGCCGCGGCGGCGACCGCCATGCTCGACCGTTTCACCCTCCCGCGCCAAACCTATGTGATCCTGAAGGGCGAAAGCCTGCTCAACGACGCCGTCGCGCTGCTGATCTTCAGCGCCGCGGTTGCCGCGGCGGCGAGCCCCACCTTCTTCGCCGGCGTTCTGGCGCAACTGGCGCTCGCCGTGCCTGGCGGCCTCATCCTCGGTTACCTCATGGGCCGCCTGTACATGATCGTCGGTCTGAGGCTGGCCGGCACGCTTGGCGGCACCTTGCTCGAATTCGTCGCCACCTTTGGCACGTGGATCATCGCCGAGCGGCTGCACCTTTCGGCCATTCTGGCGATCGTCGTCTATGCCATGGTGATCGCCCGATATATGCCCGAGCGGCAGACCGCCCGCCACCGCATTCATTCGTATTCGGTCTGGGAAGCAGCAGTTTTCCTGCTCAACGTGCTCGCCTTCCTGCTGATGGGCCTGCAGGTCCGGCAGATCGTTCTCGACCTCGATCCCGGTCGCCTGAGTTTCGCCATCACCTTAGCCGCCGCGGTCTTCATCACCGTTATCGTCGTCCGCCTGGCCTGGGTACTCTTCTATAATCGCGTGGTGAACTTTCTCGCCGCGCGCGGACACACGACACAAGCGGCTCCGACATTCGCGACCAGCCTGCTTGCCGGCTGGTGCGGCATGCGCGGTCTCGTCACGCTGGCGACAGCACTTGCTCTGCCAATCGACTTTCCGGATCGCGATATCATCCTGCTCAGCGCGCTGGCCGTCGTTCTCGGCACGCTCATCATCCAAGGCCTGACGCTCGGACCGCTGATCCGTTTCCTGAAATTCGACCCCGACACCTCGCTGGACCGCGACCTCGTCAGAGCTCGCGTCGCGTTGATCGATGCAGCGCTTGCCGAGCTTGCCGACGACGAGGATAAATCCGCGCGCATCCTGCGCGAGGTCTATACCTCCGAACGCGAGATCGCCGCCGACGGAAAACACCCACGCGAGGTCAGCAAGTTGGACAAGCAGCGCCGCAACGTCATCGCCGCCAAACGCCGCAGACTGGCGGCGATGCGTCGTGCCGACGAGATCGACGACGATGTTTTTCACATGCTGGAACAGGAGCTCGATTGGGCCGAACTCGCCGTCCTGCCGCCCGGCCGCGACGAGATCGTCGAGAGCTGACGCCATCCATGACGTTTTGATGGATTTCGAAACCGCAGCCAATTGGCATTTGCTATTTTTCGCCGCTGCCGTTTATATCCGGTTCCATAGGTTACGATTTTTCCGATTTGCATTGTATGCCGGCCTTCCCTCCCATGGATTGAACGCCGGGGGAAATCACGAGGGCCGAGGCCTTCGTTCAAAGCAGCAAGACGTGAATAGCATCACCTAATCTTAGGTTCGGCGGCAGTCTATCAGCCGTCGCGATTGGAGGGACCGGTATGAGTTACGTGCTTCGACGGATATTGATGCTCGGCTGCATCACCACGTTCATGCCTCTGGCGGCGATGGCGCAGGGCGCACCGTCTGCCCCTCCTCCGGTCACCGTCGCCAAGCCGGTCGTTCGTGATGTCATCGACAGTGACGAATTCATCGGCCGCTTCGAGCCGGTCGAC
This Rhizobium sp. NZLR1 DNA region includes the following protein-coding sequences:
- a CDS encoding LysR family transcriptional regulator, with amino-acid sequence MDQLSAMRVFIRVVETGNFTRAADMLAMPKATVTNLIQGLEAHLRTKLLNRTTRRVMVTTDGALYYERAAQIISELEELDGSLSNSQSLPSGRLRVEMAGAFADWIVVPALYDFYQRYPDIRIDLGVGDRTVDYLAENVDCALRAGTPADQSLIARRVSEVEMITCASPNYIQKFGMPERPEDLEADHYSVNYFRAQNNRTLPFEFRRHNEVIETSPRYIASVNDSRTYLTAALTGLGVAQVPIFMAREPMARGELVRVLPDWRRDPLPLYVVYPPNRHLSNKVRVFVDWLVKLLVEARLNDG
- a CDS encoding SDR family oxidoreductase; the encoded protein is MASQENGKVALVTGASRGIGAAVAQRLAKDGFTVVINYSGNATPAEELAREIEQAGGKALTEKADVSDAQAVRRMFDAAETAFGGVDVLVNNAGIMMLSSLAEADDAHFDRQVSVNLKGTFNTLREAAKRMRDGGRIINFSTSVVGLKLETYGVYAATKAAVETLTAIMAKEMRGRNITVNAIAPGPVATDLFLNGKSDELIARMAKMNPLERLGTPEDIAAAVAFLAGPDGGWINGQTLRANGGMI
- a CDS encoding LysR family transcriptional regulator, with amino-acid sequence MDRFDAMRVLCRVVERRSFTLAAEDTGLPRSTVTDAVKQLEARLGVRLLQRTTRHVSPTLDGEAYYQRCLSILADIEDAEGGFAGAKPKGLLRVDVHGTLARHFVLPSLPSFLQTYPEIEFYMSEGDRLVDLVREGIDCVLRVGTPGDSDMIARRVAMLDEITLASPGYVATHGLPQHPDGLAGHRMVGFRSSSTGSLLPLEFIVDSAVRHITIPATVAVNAAESYISAARMGLGMIQIPRYHAEKDLAEGTLIHVLKDFPLTPTPVSLLYPRNRQLTPRVRVFIDWLVKVFARQNSENAFITAPRV
- a CDS encoding DNA-3-methyladenine glycosylase, giving the protein MLSASAMTDGGTITGAIGAGALTGENLRAFFERDAITVSRDLLGCHLTVDGVGGRITETEAYFPDDEASHSFRGPTKRNGAMYGRPGNVYIYRIYGMYWCLNFVCHPGSAALIRALEPETGIPLMIERRGTERLTALCSGPGKLCQGLGIDIQINDRLLDRPPYAIAPSAPVPIISGKRIGITKNAEAPWRFGIQGSRYLSKPFR
- a CDS encoding DHA2 family efflux MFS transporter permease subunit, with amino-acid sequence MSNASASPATPVANRGAITACVILAVIMQALDTTIANVALPYIQGSVSASADQINWVLTSYIVAAAIMTPPSGFLAAKFGRKRVLLVAIAGFVAASILCGLAQSLNQIVAFRLLQGLFGASLVPLSQGILLDIYTVEERGSAMALFGVSVMVGPVLGPVIGGWLTDNISWRWVFYINIPIGALAFAGIVIFVTETKRDFLAKLDWFGFGMMSLGIASLQLFLDRGEQLDWFSSGEIILEALICASAFYLLIVHTLTAEKSFVNPKLFLDQNFTISMIFIFVIGITYLASLALMTPYLQTLMGYPVITAGIVMGPRGLGTMLCMFIVGRLIGKVDTRWLLVLGLGLTAWAMHDMTGWTPDVSQWTIVSVGFIQGAGLGFLFVPLTTIAFATLPAHMRGDGTGLYNLSRNIGSSVGISIVAALIVENTQSNHESIAAYVTPFNHAFNAVAAQGLSPLTAAGRASLNEIITLQSTIIAYMDDFKLLMVMSLAVIPLVLLLRKPKAAPAVDHSAVME
- a CDS encoding HlyD family secretion protein, producing MADQSPLRVVADANTKTSVEDNQTKQQETVAEAPSSNSAPAAAVAAPGGIKVRRRRSLTRPILFALLPVALVVGGYYYVNGGQVMSTDNAYLQADMVGLTTDVSGIVEQIKVHENEAVKAGQVLFSLRADSFKIALDGAKAQLGVQRNQIMNLKASYQQSLAEITQAQADLPYYQDQFDRQQNLVNNGSATQSAYDEAKHNLEAAEQKVTVAKAEAATTLAQLGGSADQPIELNPLYLQAKSNVDNAQRELDHSVVKAPFDGIVTNVNALQVGSYLQASQQAFSLVATDHLWIAASPKETELTYVKPGQTAEIYVDTYPGVTWKGKVESISPASGSSFSLLPAQNTTGNWVKVVQRIPMRVSIEDTEGKPPLRVGMSTVVDVETGHARGLPDFVNKLLGRPQGKDHE
- a CDS encoding MarR family transcriptional regulator, translating into MNATPTLGFLLHDVARLLRKRFEQRAKCLGLTRSQWQTLAYLSNNEGIHQSGLAEILEVEPITLVRILDKLAERGLIERRQHPTDRRIWLLYMREEAHPLLAEMREIGDTTRAEALQSVSAEQREQLFHTLSVMKTNLVQACRTPVDENETNDG
- a CDS encoding cation:proton antiporter yields the protein MAFFESMLTLLLVAIVFLQFSRKFKIPYPTMLAIAGVIVAAVPWAPEVAIDPELALALLVAPVLFDAAYDLPPRTLRRNWLPLFSLAAIAVILTAAAVATVSVTMAGLPLAAAVALGAIVAPPDAAAATAMLDRFTLPRQTYVILKGESLLNDAVALLIFSAAVAAAASPTFFAGVLAQLALAVPGGLILGYLMGRLYMIVGLRLAGTLGGTLLEFVATFGTWIIAERLHLSAILAIVVYAMVIARYMPERQTARHRIHSYSVWEAAVFLLNVLAFLLMGLQVRQIVLDLDPGRLSFAITLAAAVFITVIVVRLAWVLFYNRVVNFLAARGHTTQAAPTFATSLLAGWCGMRGLVTLATALALPIDFPDRDIILLSALAVVLGTLIIQGLTLGPLIRFLKFDPDTSLDRDLVRARVALIDAALAELADDEDKSARILREVYTSEREIAADGKHPREVSKLDKQRRNVIAAKRRRLAAMRRADEIDDDVFHMLEQELDWAELAVLPPGRDEIVES